A region of Nitrospirota bacterium DNA encodes the following proteins:
- a CDS encoding ATP-binding protein → MFNRNIHKYLLEWKNRANRKPLIIRGARQVGKTSAVHHLGREAFETYIYINLELKDDSALFSRMYPLRELLQLIQLKFNKKIIPGSTLIFIDEVQNSAIAMNQLRYFYEEMPDLHVAAAGSLLEVKMKTEGFTFPVGRVEYCYMYPVTFDEFLAALQETETLNYIAAITSDSVIPEEIHSLVMKKFQEYVLVGGMPEAVARYADTRSFIDVDPVYESLLTGFRDDVSKYSSAARTKYIQHIIEHAAQYVGLQVKYEKFGESNFRSREMSEAFDVLEKAMIISRVHASTSKQLPLMSNLKKAPKLLHLDVGLVNYQLGIRNEIANITDINAVYHGQISEQIVGQMLLSLNVRKNANLHFWYRQQKGATSEVDYLVVMNERLIPIEVKSGKTGTLRSLHNFIDEGNSDFAVRIYSGNMKTERITTLNKKSYSLFSVPFYLLYRIDELMIGNI, encoded by the coding sequence ATGTTTAACCGCAATATTCACAAATACCTGCTTGAATGGAAGAATAGGGCGAATCGAAAACCTCTTATTATCAGGGGTGCTCGCCAGGTCGGCAAGACTTCGGCAGTGCATCATCTCGGCAGGGAGGCATTTGAAACATACATATATATCAACCTTGAGCTTAAAGATGACAGCGCCCTGTTTTCTCGTATGTATCCGCTCAGGGAACTGCTCCAGCTTATTCAGCTCAAATTTAACAAGAAGATTATCCCCGGTTCCACCCTCATTTTTATTGATGAGGTGCAGAACTCTGCCATAGCCATGAACCAGCTGCGTTACTTCTACGAAGAAATGCCTGATCTTCATGTAGCTGCTGCAGGCTCCCTTCTGGAGGTCAAGATGAAAACAGAGGGGTTTACCTTTCCGGTCGGCAGGGTGGAGTATTGCTATATGTATCCAGTGACCTTTGATGAGTTCCTGGCCGCCCTGCAGGAGACAGAGACTTTGAATTATATAGCTGCCATAACCTCTGATTCGGTGATCCCTGAAGAGATACACAGCCTCGTTATGAAAAAATTCCAGGAATATGTTCTGGTAGGAGGCATGCCTGAGGCCGTTGCCCGGTATGCCGATACCCGGTCATTTATAGATGTTGACCCTGTATATGAATCACTTCTCACCGGCTTCAGGGATGATGTCTCCAAGTATTCAAGCGCTGCCAGGACAAAATATATACAACATATCATTGAACATGCTGCTCAGTACGTAGGCCTTCAGGTGAAGTATGAGAAGTTTGGAGAGTCCAACTTTCGAAGCAGGGAGATGAGCGAGGCTTTTGATGTGCTTGAGAAGGCTATGATAATCAGCAGGGTTCATGCTTCCACGTCAAAGCAGCTGCCTTTGATGAGCAATCTGAAGAAAGCGCCCAAACTCCTGCATCTTGATGTTGGGCTGGTCAACTACCAATTGGGAATAAGAAATGAAATAGCTAATATTACGGATATCAATGCTGTTTATCATGGCCAGATTAGTGAGCAGATCGTTGGGCAGATGCTGTTGTCGTTGAATGTCAGGAAGAATGCAAATCTGCATTTCTGGTACCGGCAGCAGAAGGGCGCCACATCTGAGGTGGATTACCTGGTTGTGATGAATGAGAGGCTCATACCGATTGAGGTTAAATCCGGCAAGACAGGCACGTTGCGCTCATTGCACAATTTCATTGATGAAGGCAATAGTGACTTTGCGGTCAGGATATATTCCGGAAATATGAAAACCGAAAGGATTACTACGCTGAACAAAAAAAGCTATTCACTCTTTTCAGTTCCCTTTTACCTGCTTTATAGAATTGATGAGCTTATGATTGGTAATATATAA
- a CDS encoding GGDEF domain-containing protein has translation MFSILLLSILVISLGANAVLFLLFHRKQRQNKKLKEIYNNLNPEAGIEKMLKVISEDLSGFGLKIKGIFVKNRKTMSLEDDTHSIPVLQHNTMVRSFLTMDPIPNDELGDNEADNFIKEKYGGKLSFLPVNMKWEGPCWQVNDCNDTGCSCYHKQEHKCWVKSDKRYRGDDLKTYKEKTARCMNCRSFLPVGVFAVTGRGVTKAHKYISDDLSGIIRNAVIYERAQYSATRDQLTGLFNRRTLFKRAYELMKLSQRYKHPFCLCMFDIDHFKRFNDEYGHEVGDYVLKVLSKFVLSCIRTTDVFGRYGGEEFTILLPETKKEEAFTALDKIRNKVDREIFEYKDVKHHIQISMGLTELHQDEAVSLSDLFKKADDALYQSKQGGRNMVTSYIDGFPAAPKKDAIKSNNADRQESAGKKKIPTNRTASAKSKGISKESGGGASRNLNEILAEHIVKPERNLCMDPSDQDETIEIG, from the coding sequence ATGTTTTCCATTCTTCTCCTCTCTATTCTTGTCATAAGTCTCGGAGCGAATGCCGTTCTTTTTTTGCTGTTCCATAGAAAGCAACGCCAGAATAAAAAGCTGAAAGAAATCTATAACAACCTCAATCCAGAGGCCGGAATCGAGAAAATGCTTAAAGTTATCAGTGAGGACCTATCTGGCTTCGGCTTGAAAATTAAGGGAATTTTTGTAAAGAACAGGAAAACCATGTCTCTGGAGGACGATACCCACTCGATCCCCGTTCTGCAGCATAACACCATGGTAAGGTCCTTTCTCACGATGGACCCCATCCCTAATGATGAGCTCGGGGACAACGAGGCAGATAATTTTATCAAGGAGAAATACGGGGGAAAACTGTCCTTTCTTCCTGTCAATATGAAATGGGAAGGACCCTGCTGGCAAGTAAACGATTGCAACGACACCGGCTGCAGCTGCTATCACAAGCAGGAACATAAATGCTGGGTAAAAAGCGATAAGAGATATAGGGGGGATGATCTTAAGACATACAAAGAAAAGACGGCCAGGTGCATGAACTGCCGCTCTTTCCTCCCGGTGGGGGTCTTTGCCGTCACCGGAAGGGGAGTTACCAAAGCGCACAAATACATAAGCGACGACTTATCCGGAATAATTAGAAACGCTGTCATTTATGAGAGGGCCCAGTATTCAGCAACCCGGGACCAGCTGACCGGGCTTTTTAACCGTCGGACCCTGTTCAAACGTGCCTACGAACTCATGAAGCTATCTCAACGCTACAAGCACCCGTTTTGCCTCTGCATGTTTGATATCGATCACTTCAAAAGATTCAATGACGAATATGGGCACGAGGTTGGCGATTATGTGCTCAAGGTCCTTTCCAAATTCGTGCTCTCGTGCATAAGAACCACAGATGTCTTTGGAAGGTACGGAGGAGAAGAATTCACCATACTTTTACCCGAAACAAAGAAAGAAGAGGCATTTACTGCACTGGACAAGATCCGGAACAAGGTTGACAGAGAAATATTTGAATATAAGGATGTGAAGCACCACATTCAGATAAGCATGGGCCTTACTGAACTCCATCAAGACGAAGCTGTGAGCCTCAGTGATCTCTTCAAAAAGGCTGACGATGCCCTGTATCAATCAAAGCAGGGAGGTAGAAATATGGTTACCTCATATATTGATGGTTTTCCTGCAGCCCCCAAAAAAGACGCTATCAAATCCAATAATGCCGATCGACAGGAGTCTGCAGGTAAGAAAAAAATCCCGACAAATAGGACAGCCTCGGCAAAGTCGAAAGGGATCTCCAAGGAATCCGGCGGTGGTGCCTCTCGGAATTTGAACGAGATCCTCGCTGAGCATATTGTAAAACCGGAAAGAAATCTGTGCATGGATCCGTCAGATCAGGATGAGACCATTGAAATTGGTTAA
- a CDS encoding HU family DNA-binding protein, whose amino-acid sequence MTKAELIDKMAKDSDISKAAADKALASLIDGIKKTLKKGNKVTLVGFGSFSVSHRKARTGRNPQTGEAIKIKASKAPKFTAGKTFKDSVK is encoded by the coding sequence ATGACAAAGGCAGAGCTTATCGACAAAATGGCAAAGGATTCTGACATCTCAAAGGCAGCAGCAGATAAGGCACTTGCTTCCCTCATCGATGGGATCAAGAAGACTTTGAAGAAGGGGAATAAGGTAACGCTGGTAGGTTTCGGGTCTTTTTCGGTATCCCACAGGAAGGCAAGAACTGGTCGGAATCCGCAAACAGGAGAAGCTATCAAGATCAAGGCTTCCAAGGCTCCTAAGTTCACGGCGGGGAAGACCTTCAAGGATTCGGTTAAGTAG
- a CDS encoding TfoX/Sxy family protein, with translation MGYDDKLAERVRALLIKQHECEEKKMFGGITFMLTGKMCCGILKNDLMVRVLPERYKELLRNPAAREMDFTGRPMKGFLFISLDGLRSDSDLKFWIDESLRFIKKTPVKATRKS, from the coding sequence ATGGGATATGATGATAAATTAGCAGAAAGGGTCCGGGCGCTCTTAATAAAACAGCACGAATGTGAAGAAAAAAAGATGTTCGGCGGTATTACCTTCATGCTGACCGGAAAAATGTGCTGTGGTATTCTCAAGAACGACCTGATGGTAAGGGTTCTCCCCGAACGGTACAAGGAGCTTCTGAGAAACCCTGCAGCCAGGGAGATGGACTTTACCGGAAGGCCGATGAAAGGCTTTCTGTTCATCAGTCTCGACGGTCTCAGGTCGGATTCAGACCTGAAGTTCTGGATCGATGAATCTCTCAGATTCATAAAGAAAACACCGGTAAAAGCAACAAGGAAATCGTAA
- a CDS encoding cupin domain-containing protein, which translates to MAKSTITYWNPLSKGEWTPIRGLERMAEELTLSIDEATGEYTRLTRFLPGADTMPFGGKSHEYPEEVFIVSGRLYDKAFDMWLESGHYASRPPGEVHGPFTTDIGCVVLEISFPNKMR; encoded by the coding sequence ATGGCAAAGTCAACAATCACCTATTGGAATCCTCTGAGTAAAGGAGAGTGGACGCCGATCAGAGGACTGGAAAGGATGGCAGAGGAACTGACTCTGAGCATTGATGAGGCCACCGGTGAATATACCAGATTGACAAGATTCCTGCCCGGGGCGGATACCATGCCTTTTGGGGGAAAGAGCCATGAATATCCTGAGGAGGTCTTTATAGTGAGCGGCCGACTTTACGATAAGGCTTTTGATATGTGGCTTGAGAGCGGTCATTATGCAAGCAGACCACCCGGTGAGGTGCACGGCCCATTCACAACCGATATCGGGTGTGTTGTATTGGAAATATCCTTTCCGAATAAAATGAGATAA
- a CDS encoding cysteine hydrolase translates to MSLKNKALIAVTVIIAIIAVYSFVMIRKIYTPTTGDKIGTYAHPAKALLVIDVQEDYTGAKSKTPLFKNVDGQIAAINGLIDTASKSGMQVVYIRQLFDNNLMTRRFIGRTIEGLPGAELDSRIKVINDNDFTKKISDAFSNPRLDDFLRSRQVDELYLTGLDGVYCVHKTALGGMNRGYKVAVVTDAVMSQKKMPEVLKLYEKDGIGKITSDQLLAM, encoded by the coding sequence ATGTCTCTGAAAAATAAAGCATTGATAGCTGTAACTGTTATTATCGCCATTATCGCGGTCTATTCCTTTGTAATGATCAGAAAAATATATACACCGACGACAGGCGATAAGATCGGAACTTATGCTCATCCGGCAAAGGCCCTTCTGGTTATCGACGTTCAGGAAGATTACACGGGAGCAAAGAGCAAAACACCACTCTTCAAGAATGTAGATGGCCAGATCGCTGCCATTAACGGGCTTATTGATACAGCATCGAAATCGGGCATGCAAGTGGTCTATATCCGGCAGCTTTTTGATAACAATCTGATGACGAGAAGATTTATAGGCAGGACTATCGAAGGACTGCCAGGAGCCGAGCTTGATTCCCGGATTAAAGTGATCAATGATAATGACTTCACCAAGAAGATATCCGATGCTTTCTCGAACCCGAGGCTTGACGACTTCCTGAGATCGCGTCAGGTGGATGAATTGTATCTCACGGGACTGGATGGCGTCTATTGCGTGCACAAGACAGCTTTGGGCGGAATGAATCGGGGTTACAAGGTTGCCGTGGTTACGGATGCCGTCATGTCACAAAAAAAGATGCCCGAGGTTCTAAAGCTTTATGAAAAAGACGGCATCGGGAAGATAACCAGTGATCAATTGCTTGCGATGTGA
- a CDS encoding HAD family phosphatase codes for MIRAVIFDLDDVIVKTEHLKAISYARAISQLCPGKFDQKTVETAYDEFVGQTVSREDDQCSCMVSEPDVMETYREMVGRSRRDMATAMVNRFDLEPFLLSYTGQYGISEPWQALIKVRMPIYETILEDPELLRDSQWSHNVALLHVVKKNKLRAALATMSERRHVLKILAAIGLTDSFECIVTGEDVNQGKPDPEIYRLVSQQLKVPPSECLVIEDSPSGIRAGLSAGMRVIAVTTPFSRDKVHAADLLDNKWVVDEPSLLLDVFDTMIQEANI; via the coding sequence TTGATACGCGCGGTTATATTCGATCTCGATGATGTAATTGTAAAGACTGAACACCTGAAGGCTATTTCCTATGCTCGCGCCATTTCTCAGCTTTGCCCTGGCAAATTTGATCAAAAGACAGTCGAAACAGCATATGATGAATTTGTCGGCCAAACGGTAAGCAGGGAAGATGATCAGTGCAGCTGCATGGTAAGTGAGCCTGATGTCATGGAGACCTATCGGGAAATGGTCGGCAGATCTCGTCGCGATATGGCTACTGCCATGGTGAACCGCTTTGATCTTGAACCTTTTCTCCTTTCATATACGGGACAATATGGTATCAGTGAGCCCTGGCAGGCATTGATCAAAGTAAGGATGCCTATCTATGAAACAATACTGGAGGATCCCGAACTTCTTCGGGACAGCCAATGGTCTCACAATGTTGCTCTGCTCCATGTGGTCAAGAAGAATAAGCTCAGAGCGGCACTGGCAACGATGTCTGAACGGAGACACGTTTTGAAGATTCTCGCTGCCATAGGACTTACGGATTCATTTGAATGCATTGTCACCGGTGAGGATGTCAACCAGGGCAAGCCCGATCCGGAAATTTATCGGCTTGTTTCACAACAGCTTAAGGTTCCACCTTCGGAATGTCTTGTTATCGAGGACTCACCATCCGGTATCAGGGCCGGTTTATCGGCAGGAATGCGGGTTATTGCTGTTACCACACCGTTCAGCCGGGACAAGGTACACGCTGCAGACCTTCTCGATAACAAATGGGTTGTAGATGAACCCAGTCTTCTGCTGGATGTCTTTGACACGATGATCCAGGAAGCGAATATCTGA
- the merA gene encoding mercury(II) reductase, which translates to MKYDLLIIGGGSAAFAAALKAAGIGNKKIGIIEYGPIGGTCVNRGCIPSKSLLRAGEILYYGTRPRYKGITLKGTIDLSEIVRQKDSLVKELRKKKYLDILRAVPQIELIRGKAEFVASDEVRIGKKRISAEKFIIATGARPAVPAIPGIEKVPSLTSTEALNLTKIPGSITIIGGRFTALEFAQIFRHFGSEVTVLQRSGRIVPEEEEDISEEMKNLLIGEGIRVYTGVKIMGFDRRKDKIYTHAEISGKSRRIASDSLMMATGITPNTDLNLEIAGVKLDDRGFLIVNDSVRTTADHIWAAGDVTGKMPLVTVAGYQGAIAGENAVAGSQKTADYVTVPHTIFTSPQIASVGLTEREAEAKYIKCICRELPMKYVPRAKAVHDTRGLIKMVAEAETGRVLGIHILSHEASEVIHQGVLILRNRMTVQEVAEKIDVYPTMSEMIKLCAQSFFRDIEMLSCCAE; encoded by the coding sequence ATGAAATATGATCTCTTAATCATTGGCGGCGGCTCTGCGGCTTTTGCTGCGGCCCTCAAGGCGGCAGGCATAGGAAACAAGAAAATCGGCATCATTGAATATGGACCTATCGGTGGGACCTGCGTTAATCGAGGTTGCATTCCTTCAAAGAGTCTCCTGAGGGCGGGTGAGATCTTGTACTATGGCACTCGTCCACGCTATAAAGGCATAACCCTCAAAGGCACAATCGACCTTTCAGAGATAGTCAGACAGAAAGACAGTCTTGTAAAAGAACTAAGAAAAAAGAAATACCTCGATATCCTAAGAGCCGTCCCGCAGATCGAGCTTATCAGGGGAAAGGCTGAATTTGTCGCGTCTGATGAGGTCAGGATCGGTAAGAAAAGGATCTCAGCAGAAAAGTTCATCATCGCAACAGGAGCGAGACCGGCTGTTCCTGCTATTCCCGGTATCGAGAAGGTCCCGTCTCTGACGAGCACCGAGGCATTGAATCTGACCAAAATTCCGGGGTCCATCACGATCATCGGCGGGAGGTTTACAGCTCTTGAGTTCGCTCAGATATTCAGGCACTTCGGCTCCGAGGTGACCGTCCTCCAACGGAGCGGCAGGATAGTGCCCGAGGAGGAAGAGGATATTTCGGAGGAAATGAAGAATCTCCTGATAGGGGAGGGAATTAGAGTTTACACAGGCGTGAAGATCATGGGCTTCGATAGGCGGAAGGACAAAATTTATACCCATGCCGAAATTTCAGGAAAGAGCCGTAGGATAGCTTCTGACAGTCTCATGATGGCGACAGGGATAACACCAAACACTGACCTGAATCTTGAAATCGCCGGAGTGAAGTTGGACGATAGGGGTTTTCTCATCGTAAATGATTCCGTGAGGACGACCGCTGACCATATTTGGGCTGCAGGTGATGTGACTGGAAAGATGCCACTTGTTACAGTTGCGGGATACCAGGGCGCTATTGCAGGAGAGAATGCGGTGGCCGGCTCTCAGAAGACAGCGGACTACGTGACAGTACCGCACACGATATTCACTTCACCGCAGATCGCATCAGTGGGTCTGACCGAAAGAGAGGCGGAAGCGAAGTACATCAAGTGCATATGCAGGGAGCTTCCCATGAAGTATGTTCCACGGGCAAAGGCGGTCCATGATACAAGGGGGCTTATCAAGATGGTCGCCGAAGCTGAAACCGGACGTGTTCTTGGCATCCATATCCTTTCGCATGAGGCCTCAGAGGTGATTCACCAGGGCGTTCTGATTTTGAGAAACAGAATGACCGTGCAGGAAGTGGCTGAAAAGATAGACGTATATCCAACAATGAGTGAGATGATCAAGCTTTGCGCGCAAAGCTTTTTCAGAGATATTGAGATGCTCAGTTGTTGCGCTGAGTAG
- the merF gene encoding mercury resistance system transport protein MerF yields the protein MEKREQTLRKRFYAALSGTFIVAICCFTPVLVVLFAVVGLSAFTSYLDYVLYPALVILIILTVYSYRQWKKSQ from the coding sequence ATGGAAAAGAGAGAACAGACTTTGAGGAAAAGATTTTATGCGGCGCTCAGCGGTACGTTCATCGTGGCGATATGCTGTTTTACGCCCGTTCTTGTTGTCCTTTTTGCAGTGGTGGGCCTGAGTGCTTTTACGTCCTATCTGGATTATGTGCTCTACCCTGCTTTGGTGATTCTCATAATTCTGACTGTCTATTCTTACCGGCAATGGAAGAAGTCGCAATAG
- a CDS encoding SHOCT domain-containing protein, with amino-acid sequence MMGWGFGMGWPGFFFMFVFWIVVIVAVVLLIRWIITSTGSGSRNKGHDDSAIEILKKRYAHGEINKEEFEDKKKDLEK; translated from the coding sequence ATGATGGGCTGGGGATTTGGAATGGGCTGGCCGGGTTTTTTCTTCATGTTCGTATTTTGGATCGTTGTAATTGTGGCTGTTGTTCTTCTTATCAGATGGATTATAACGTCTACTGGCTCCGGTTCGCGCAACAAGGGTCATGATGATTCGGCGATCGAGATTCTCAAGAAAAGGTACGCCCATGGAGAGATAAACAAAGAGGAGTTTGAGGATAAGAAGAAAGACTTGGAGAAATAG
- a CDS encoding cupin domain-containing protein, with amino-acid sequence MEQAELKSFGNPDEVREFPKGRLELIKIGGATIGRAIFEPGWRWATSVQPLAKTKSCEAPHFQYHLSGVLKILMDDGTEFECRPGDVSLLPSGHDAWVVGDEPAVVVDFQGMIDYARAT; translated from the coding sequence ATGGAACAGGCAGAACTGAAAAGCTTTGGGAACCCGGATGAAGTCCGAGAATTTCCGAAGGGGCGACTCGAACTCATAAAGATCGGCGGTGCGACCATTGGTCGGGCTATCTTCGAGCCCGGCTGGAGGTGGGCGACCTCGGTTCAGCCTCTTGCCAAGACAAAGAGCTGCGAAGCGCCGCACTTCCAGTATCACCTGTCCGGCGTGCTGAAGATTCTCATGGATGACGGAACAGAGTTTGAGTGTCGGCCTGGCGATGTATCCCTGCTCCCCTCGGGCCATGATGCCTGGGTGGTCGGTGACGAGCCTGCAGTTGTCGTAGATTTCCAGGGGATGATAGATTATGCAAGGGCGACGTAG
- a CDS encoding TVP38/TMEM64 family protein yields MSIRGPRALKALFLFILIGVIALFWAYGAGDYLTFANLKALQGNLAHLFQKQPATVIFVFMALYILIAALSLPGAEILSIAGGAVFGLFAGTVVVSFASTIGALLGCIVVRYFLKDWVEAVFQKRVAAINSALEKNGPYYLFILRLVPLFPFFLVNMAAGLTRMPLFTFYWVSQLGMLPVSFIFVNAGSRLQSMNSSDDILSPGVILSFGLLALFPLAAKAIYGRFIEK; encoded by the coding sequence ATGAGTATTAGAGGACCGCGTGCACTGAAGGCTTTATTTCTATTTATCCTGATTGGCGTAATAGCCCTTTTCTGGGCCTACGGTGCTGGAGATTATCTCACCTTTGCCAATCTCAAGGCACTTCAGGGGAACCTTGCTCACCTATTTCAGAAGCAGCCGGCTACAGTGATTTTTGTTTTTATGGCGTTGTATATTTTGATTGCCGCTCTATCACTGCCAGGAGCAGAGATATTGAGCATAGCAGGTGGTGCTGTTTTTGGACTGTTTGCAGGTACTGTGGTCGTCTCGTTTGCAAGCACCATAGGCGCGCTGCTCGGCTGTATAGTTGTTCGATATTTTCTGAAGGACTGGGTTGAAGCTGTTTTTCAAAAGAGAGTTGCGGCCATCAACTCTGCGTTGGAGAAAAATGGGCCTTACTATCTTTTTATCCTGAGACTCGTGCCGCTGTTTCCGTTCTTTTTGGTAAATATGGCTGCAGGCCTCACCAGAATGCCGCTATTCACGTTCTATTGGGTATCACAGCTTGGCATGCTGCCTGTCTCATTTATCTTTGTCAATGCCGGAAGCAGGCTTCAGTCGATGAACTCGTCAGACGATATCCTGTCGCCCGGCGTCATATTGTCTTTTGGGTTGCTTGCCTTGTTTCCCCTTGCAGCTAAAGCGATATATGGGCGATTTATAGAAAAATGA
- a CDS encoding carboxymuconolactone decarboxylase family protein, translating to MTEYYNSEDLDRFGEIGKCSPELFKKFMSWYTAALQPGVLSKREKVLIGLAVAHAIQCPYCIDAYTKSCLEEGMSLEHITEAVHVASAVRGGASLIHGIQAHNAVDKLSL from the coding sequence ATGACCGAGTATTACAATAGTGAAGACCTCGACCGTTTCGGTGAGATTGGTAAATGCAGTCCTGAGCTTTTCAAGAAATTCATGAGCTGGTACACTGCCGCCCTCCAGCCGGGGGTGCTTAGTAAAAGAGAAAAAGTATTAATTGGGCTGGCGGTTGCTCACGCCATCCAGTGCCCTTACTGCATTGATGCATATACCAAGAGCTGCCTTGAGGAGGGCATGAGCCTGGAGCACATAACTGAGGCTGTGCATGTAGCTTCTGCAGTCAGGGGGGGCGCGTCCCTGATCCATGGCATACAGGCACACAATGCGGTAGACAAACTCTCCCTGTAA
- a CDS encoding DUF3047 domain-containing protein: MKKRDFAVISWFIAAGSLLLILLSCINLYAQDDGVFLREDFNDLHNWRPLFFPKIKKHTEYTIEKDGDRSYLRAESNASASGLILKKEFNVSAYPRIKWLWKISNVYIKGNAEEKSGDDYPIRVYVIFKYDPDKASLGQRIRYGLAKAIYGEYPPHSSLTYIWESRKHDRRIITNPFAEESKMLILEAGGDNVGKWRPEEVNIVEDYKEVFGTLPPSTASLAIMNDSDNTGEKSVSYIDFIEVFK; the protein is encoded by the coding sequence GTGAAAAAGCGGGATTTTGCTGTAATAAGTTGGTTTATCGCGGCAGGTTCGTTATTACTTATTTTGCTGAGCTGTATCAATCTTTATGCTCAGGATGATGGAGTATTTTTACGGGAAGATTTCAACGATCTCCACAACTGGAGGCCGCTGTTCTTTCCTAAGATTAAAAAACATACGGAGTATACCATAGAAAAAGATGGCGACAGGAGCTATCTCAGAGCTGAGAGTAATGCATCTGCGTCAGGACTGATTCTGAAGAAGGAATTCAATGTTTCTGCATATCCAAGGATAAAGTGGCTCTGGAAGATAAGCAATGTCTACATAAAGGGAAATGCCGAAGAAAAATCAGGGGACGATTATCCGATTAGAGTATATGTCATTTTCAAATATGATCCCGATAAAGCCTCTCTTGGCCAGCGAATAAGGTATGGACTTGCAAAGGCAATTTATGGGGAATACCCCCCACACAGCAGCCTGACCTATATATGGGAAAGCAGAAAACATGACAGGCGTATTATTACAAATCCTTTTGCCGAAGAATCAAAGATGTTGATATTGGAGGCCGGCGGCGACAATGTCGGGAAATGGAGGCCGGAGGAAGTCAATATTGTGGAGGACTATAAGGAGGTCTTTGGCACTCTCCCTCCATCAACTGCGAGCCTCGCGATTATGAATGATTCAGACAATACCGGCGAAAAATCAGTTTCATATATTGATTTTATAGAAGTGTTTAAATGA
- a CDS encoding methyltransferase domain-containing protein, giving the protein MKTDSKTHDNLREYYGKILGGTKDLQTSACCCTDEGIPAEVKEALSHIDKEILDRFYGCGSPIPPLLNSATVLDLGCGTGRDVYIVSRLVGDQGFVIGVDMTEEQLEVGRRHVESQMKRFGYDRPNVDFKCGYIEDLQTADIEDNSVDVVISNCVINLSPDKAAVFSEIFRVLKPGGELYFSDVFAGRRIPDQLKDDQVLRGECLAGAMYIEDFRRLLRDIGCTDYRVVSKRRIAIDNPQISEKIGMVDFYSMTIRAFKLSDLEDICEDYGQVAIYKGTMPGSPHFFDLDDHHRFIAGKPMLVCGNTASMLQNTRFFEHFRIVGDRKTHYGPFDCAPASAKAENADSGCSGGACC; this is encoded by the coding sequence ATGAAAACTGATTCGAAAACACATGATAATCTGAGAGAATACTACGGGAAGATCCTCGGTGGAACAAAAGATCTTCAAACAAGTGCCTGCTGTTGCACGGATGAAGGTATACCGGCGGAGGTAAAAGAGGCCCTTAGCCACATTGACAAGGAAATACTCGATCGCTTCTACGGTTGTGGCTCGCCAATCCCACCGCTCCTCAATTCGGCTACGGTTCTGGATCTGGGGTGTGGGACCGGCAGGGACGTTTATATCGTATCCAGACTTGTCGGAGATCAGGGCTTTGTTATAGGTGTCGATATGACCGAGGAGCAGCTTGAGGTGGGACGAAGACATGTCGAATCCCAGATGAAGAGATTTGGATACGACAGGCCGAATGTCGACTTTAAATGCGGATATATTGAGGACCTTCAGACTGCTGACATTGAGGATAATTCCGTTGATGTAGTGATCTCCAACTGTGTCATCAACCTTTCTCCGGATAAAGCTGCGGTCTTCAGTGAAATCTTCAGAGTACTGAAACCGGGCGGAGAGCTCTATTTCTCGGACGTGTTTGCAGGCAGAAGAATTCCTGACCAGCTTAAAGACGATCAGGTGCTTCGGGGAGAGTGCCTGGCCGGTGCGATGTACATCGAAGACTTTCGGCGGCTCTTACGCGACATCGGATGCACGGATTATCGGGTGGTCTCAAAGCGAAGAATAGCCATTGATAATCCTCAGATCAGTGAGAAGATAGGGATGGTCGATTTTTATTCGATGACCATACGAGCGTTTAAGCTGAGCGACCTTGAGGACATCTGCGAGGACTACGGACAGGTAGCAATCTACAAGGGAACGATGCCGGGAAGTCCCCATTTCTTCGATCTGGATGATCACCATAGATTTATTGCCGGCAAGCCAATGCTCGTGTGTGGCAATACGGCATCCATGCTTCAAAATACCAGGTTCTTCGAACATTTTCGGATTGTGGGCGATAGAAAGACTCACTATGGACCCTTTGATTGTGCGCCTGCCTCTGCGAAAGCGGAAAATGCCGATAGTGGATGCAGCGGAGGGGCATGCTGCTGA